A genomic region of Elaeis guineensis isolate ETL-2024a chromosome 9, EG11, whole genome shotgun sequence contains the following coding sequences:
- the LOC105051607 gene encoding galactolipase DONGLE, chloroplastic, which translates to MASSISISNPPLNSRRTRAHRLLVSGAPLAATTSTVAAWPLTSVAAPSTALKTTATFTATATAAVVAKPPLASVWREIQGSDDWEDLVEPLNPLLREEIVRYGEFVAACYKVFDVDPASKRYLNCKYGKKSMLREIGMASSGYEVTKYVYATPDIDIPTQGGTCCSRWIGYVAVSMDEEARRLGRRDILVSIRGTVTTTEWIANFMSSLTTARLDPHDPRPDVKVESGFLSLYTSDDSSCKFSSGSCREQLLSEVSRIINKYKDEELSITLAGHSMGSSLALLLGYDLAELGLNRDGSNREVPVTVYSFAGPRVGNSGFKERCEELGVKVLRVVNVNDPITKLPGVFLNEKSRVLAGRFELPWSCSCYAHVGVELALDFFKMKNPACVHDLDAYIGLLKCPKMAAQVRKDGANLLNKAKKFLSLQKIDAWRWQDAAMHVGDLVQSLGII; encoded by the coding sequence ATGGCGTCGAGCATCTCGATATCGAACCCACCACTCAATTCTCGTAGAACTCGCGCTCACCGGCTTCTAGTGAGTGGGGCGCCATTGGCCGCCACGACATCCACCGTCGCAGCCTGGCCATTGACATCAGTCGCCGCTCCCTCTACCGCACTTAAAACCACGGCCACCTTCACCGCCACCGCCACCGCGGCGGTCGTCGCGAAACCCCCTCTCGCCAGCGTGTGGAGGGAGATTCAGGGCTCCGACGATTGGGAGGACCTGGTCGAGCCGCTGAACCCCCTCCTCCGCGAGGAGATCGTGCGGTACGGGGAGTTCGTCGCCGCCTGCTACAAGGTTTTCGACGTCGACCCAGCCTCGAAGCGATACCTGAATTGCAAGTATGGGAAGAAGAGCATGCTCCGAGAGATCGGGATGGCGAGCTCCGGGTATGAGGTCACCAAGTACGTCTATGCGACGCCCGACATCGATATCCCGACGCAGGGCGGCACGTGCTGCAGCCGATGGATTGGGTACGTGGCTGTGTCGATGGACGAGGAGGCGAGGAGGCTTGGGAGGAGGGACATCCTGGTGTCCATCCGGGGGACCGTCACCACCACCGAGTGGATCGCCAATTTCATGAGCTCGCTCACTACGGCGAGATTAGACCCCCACGACCCCCGCCCCGACGTGAAGGTCGAGTCCGGCTTCCTCAGCCTCTACACATCCGATGACAGCAGTTGCAAGTTCAGCAGTGGGAGCTGCAGGGAACAACTACTATCCGAGGTCTCTCGGATCATCAACAAGTATAAAGATGAGGAGCTCAGCATCACATTGGCCGGACACAGCATGGGAAGCTCTCTAGCTCTTCTACTTGGCTACGACCTCGCCGAGCTTGGATTGAATAGGGATGGATCCAACCGAGAGGTGCCCGTCACGGTGTACTCGTTCGCTGGCCCTCGGGTGGGCAATTCGGGATTCAAGGAGAGGTGCGAAGAGCTCGGGGTGAAGGTGTTGAGGGTGGTGAACGTCAACGATCCCATCACGAAGCTGCCCGGGGTCTTTCTCAATGAGAAGTCCCGAGTGTTGGCGGGGAGATTTGAGCTCCCATGGAGCTGCTCCTGCTATGCTCATGTGGGAGTCGAACTGGCTCTGGACTTCTTTAAGATGAAGAATCCTGCATGCGTTCATGACTTGGATGCTTATATCGGGCTACTGAAGTGCCCCAAGATGGCGGCACAAGTTAGGAAGGATGGGGCGAATCTTCTCAACAAGGCGAAAAAGTTTCTAAGCTTGCAAAAGATCGACGCATGGCGATGGCAAGATGCTGCAATGCATGTTGGGGACTTGGTGCAATCTCTGGGAATAATATGA